A single window of Microbispora hainanensis DNA harbors:
- a CDS encoding ABC transporter permease, which yields MPRSLWPWAAVLVVLAVMAAVPSLFTGIDPDAADLDAPLRPPSAEHWLGTDQNGRDLYARIVYGARPSLLIGTGAVLLALAAGIVIGVAAAQLGRVADQVLSRSLDVVLSVPGLLLVFLTVAVLGPGSGTAAVGLAVVSMPGFARVVRSEVIRLRSAQYVEAAHGFGWSRAQVVARHVLPNAAGPVLALATVSLGAMIVASSSLSFVGLGPRPPTAEWGAMLSDSREFLALAWWPAVFPGVAITVAVLAVTFVGQHLNRRVEGRLS from the coding sequence ATGCCCAGGAGCCTGTGGCCGTGGGCGGCCGTGCTGGTGGTGCTGGCCGTCATGGCGGCGGTGCCGTCGCTGTTCACCGGGATCGACCCGGACGCGGCCGACCTGGACGCCCCGCTGCGCCCGCCGAGCGCCGAGCACTGGCTCGGCACCGACCAGAACGGCCGCGACCTGTACGCCCGGATCGTGTACGGCGCCCGGCCGTCCCTGCTCATCGGGACCGGCGCGGTCCTGCTGGCGCTCGCCGCGGGCATCGTGATCGGGGTCGCCGCCGCCCAGCTCGGCCGCGTCGCCGACCAGGTGCTCAGCCGGTCGCTCGACGTGGTCCTGTCGGTCCCCGGCCTGCTGCTGGTGTTCCTCACCGTGGCCGTGCTGGGGCCCGGGAGCGGCACCGCCGCCGTCGGGCTCGCCGTGGTCTCCATGCCGGGCTTCGCCCGGGTGGTGCGCAGCGAGGTAATCCGCCTGCGGTCGGCCCAGTACGTCGAGGCCGCCCACGGGTTCGGCTGGTCGCGGGCCCAGGTGGTGGCCCGGCACGTGCTGCCCAACGCCGCGGGCCCGGTCCTGGCGCTCGCCACCGTGAGCCTCGGCGCGATGATCGTCGCGAGCTCCTCGCTGAGCTTCGTCGGCCTCGGCCCGCGGCCGCCGACGGCCGAGTGGGGGGCCATGCTCTCCGACAGCCGCGAGTTCCTCGCGCTCGCCTGGTGGCCCGCCGTGTTCCCCGGGGTGGCCATCACGGTGGCGGTGCTGGCCGTCACGTTCGTCGGGCAGCACCTCAACCGCCGCGTCGAGGGGAGGCTCTCGTGA
- a CDS encoding ABC transporter permease, whose translation MAGVLKTSPAGAAAVPGRRSGRGRETLVRLVLVRLAASAGVLWGAVTVTFVLLQVMPGSTADVLLARSSVSPEVRAGIIAEYGLDDPLPVQYLTYLGRIARGEFGESYVLRRPVWDEIAAQLPGTLLLVATTLLATVVASVVLGVVSANRRAWVRSLFASAESLVVALPPFWLGLLLLTVFSFTLHWFPAIGSSSPAGLVLPTAALAAGPAAVVAGVLREGLLRAMDEPFVVTARARGIGEAALRLRHVLRHALLPVTTLLGWIAGSLIGGAVIIEIVFSRQGIGRLALSAVANKDMPMVIAVVLVTAVAFVLVTIAVDILTWVIDPRTRDTGR comes from the coding sequence ATGGCTGGCGTCCTGAAGACGTCCCCGGCCGGAGCGGCGGCCGTTCCGGGCCGCCGCTCCGGCCGGGGACGCGAGACGCTCGTGCGCCTGGTGCTGGTGCGCCTGGCCGCCTCCGCCGGCGTGCTCTGGGGCGCGGTGACGGTGACGTTCGTGCTGCTGCAGGTCATGCCGGGCAGCACCGCCGACGTCCTGCTCGCGCGCTCCTCGGTGAGCCCCGAGGTGCGGGCCGGGATCATCGCGGAGTACGGGCTCGACGACCCCCTCCCGGTGCAGTACCTCACCTATCTCGGCCGGATCGCCCGCGGCGAGTTCGGCGAGTCGTACGTGCTGCGCAGGCCGGTGTGGGACGAGATCGCCGCGCAGCTCCCCGGCACGCTGCTGCTGGTGGCGACCACCCTGCTGGCCACGGTCGTCGCCTCGGTCGTGCTCGGGGTGGTGAGCGCCAACCGCCGGGCGTGGGTGCGCTCGCTGTTCGCCTCGGCCGAGTCGCTGGTCGTGGCCCTGCCCCCGTTCTGGCTCGGGCTGCTGCTGCTGACCGTCTTCTCCTTCACGCTGCACTGGTTCCCGGCCATCGGGTCCTCCTCGCCGGCCGGGCTCGTCCTGCCGACGGCCGCCCTGGCCGCCGGCCCGGCGGCCGTGGTGGCCGGCGTGCTGCGGGAGGGGCTGCTGCGCGCGATGGACGAGCCGTTCGTGGTGACCGCCCGCGCCAGGGGCATCGGCGAGGCGGCTCTGCGCCTGCGCCACGTGCTGCGCCACGCCCTGCTCCCCGTCACCACGCTGCTCGGATGGATCGCCGGTTCGCTGATCGGCGGCGCGGTGATCATCGAGATCGTCTTCTCCCGGCAGGGCATCGGGCGGCTGGCGCTGTCGGCCGTGGCGAACAAGGACATGCCCATGGTCATCGCGGTCGTCCTGGTGACGGCGGTCGCGTTCGTGCTGGTGACCATCGCGGTCGACATCCTCACCTGGGTGATCGACCCCCGGACGCGGGACACGGGGAGGTAG
- a CDS encoding type I polyketide synthase — protein MSDEKRLVEYLQWTTAELARVKRELAVLTEPEPVAVVAMACRFPGGVRSPEDLWRVVAEGADAVGEPPDDRGWDPALREHAKAGGFLDDAAGFDAAFFGIAPREAAAMDPQHRQLLEVSWEAMERAGIVPASLRGSRTGVFTGVIYQDYAPPLDGVPPEAEGYLMTGNATSMASGRLAYTFGFEGPALTVDTACSSSLVAIHLAVRSLRASECDLALAGGATVMATPRVFAEFALQGGLAGDGRCKAFSRSADGTGFGEGAGILVLERLSDALRAGHPVLAVIRGSAVNSDGASNGITAPSGPAQRKVIEAALRAAGLSPADVDAVEAHGTGTALGDPIEAGALIEAYGRAPGRREPLWVGSVKSNLGHTQAAAGVAGVVKMVQALRHETLPATLHADEPSELVDWDEGGVAPLTRPRPWPRTGRPRRAGVSSFGISGTNAHVIVEEPPAPQPDGGAGAGRGGEIGAPAPGPGGQPSAEPDGKPVAIPWVLSGRSPEAVRAQAARLRDLLRAASTPGEPADGAGKGSEATGERSGVAGMRAGGPGAGADIAAVARTLIRARSSFRHRAVAIGADAAELSRELDALAAPAAPVGTAGPAPSVAFVFSGQGTQRPGMGRELHRRFPAYAAAFDAACAALDRARTLRGADGPGVADVVFAPQGSPAAALLRRTEFAQPALFATQLAMFRLAGELGLTGGALLGHSIGELTAAHAAGALSLDDAAALVVARALVMQAAPEGGAMVSLRAPEPEVAASLKEVDGLVAVAAVNGPRSTVISGDAAAVRKLAAAWRARGVRTKLLAVSHAFHSPHMDPALRGLAEAARALTVREPAAVLVSTRTGRVATREELAAPDHWAAQAREPVRFHDGVRALRALGVDTFVEIGPDATTAGMVADCLAGESGEVAAIPLVRDPSDEARSVLRALAQAYARGVAVAWAKVIGEGPGADPAAVPTYPFRHERHWITPSYGVRSGSPRERELWRAVDDLDAERFATVVGGVAAPPDAVGEVVAALRRWRSGVSGQGSGENQSGEIPAAASSPLDGVPAEERHAVLLAMVLAAVDGALGHAAGAVGPHDDLTQAGITSFGALEIAGRISRETGVNVPPGLVLDHRTAHELAARLDELLASQAGGDPRSRSEHDAMELR, from the coding sequence ATGTCTGACGAGAAGCGACTGGTGGAGTACCTCCAGTGGACGACCGCCGAGCTCGCGCGGGTCAAGCGGGAGCTGGCGGTCCTGACCGAGCCCGAGCCGGTGGCCGTGGTGGCGATGGCCTGCCGGTTTCCCGGCGGCGTCCGCTCGCCGGAGGACCTGTGGCGGGTGGTCGCCGAGGGCGCCGACGCGGTGGGAGAGCCGCCGGACGACCGCGGCTGGGATCCGGCGCTGCGCGAGCACGCGAAGGCCGGGGGGTTCCTCGACGACGCCGCGGGTTTCGACGCCGCCTTCTTCGGGATCGCGCCGCGCGAGGCCGCCGCGATGGATCCCCAGCACCGCCAGCTCCTGGAGGTGTCGTGGGAGGCCATGGAGCGGGCCGGCATCGTGCCCGCCTCGCTGCGCGGCAGCCGGACCGGCGTGTTCACCGGGGTGATCTACCAGGACTACGCCCCGCCCCTGGACGGCGTGCCGCCCGAGGCCGAGGGCTACCTGATGACCGGAAACGCCACCAGCATGGCCTCGGGCCGCCTGGCCTACACCTTCGGGTTCGAGGGGCCCGCCCTCACGGTGGACACGGCGTGCTCGTCGTCGCTCGTGGCGATCCATCTGGCCGTACGGTCGCTGCGGGCGTCCGAGTGCGACCTGGCGCTCGCCGGAGGGGCGACGGTCATGGCCACGCCCCGGGTGTTCGCCGAGTTCGCCCTGCAGGGCGGGCTCGCCGGGGACGGCCGGTGCAAGGCGTTCTCCCGGTCGGCCGACGGCACCGGATTCGGCGAGGGCGCGGGGATACTGGTGCTGGAACGTCTCTCCGACGCCCTGCGCGCGGGTCACCCGGTCCTCGCCGTCATCCGCGGCTCGGCGGTCAACTCCGACGGGGCGAGCAACGGCATCACCGCGCCGAGCGGCCCCGCCCAGCGGAAGGTGATCGAGGCGGCCCTGCGGGCGGCGGGACTGTCCCCGGCGGACGTGGACGCCGTCGAGGCGCACGGCACCGGGACGGCCCTCGGCGATCCCATCGAGGCGGGCGCCCTCATCGAGGCGTACGGCAGGGCCCCGGGGCGGCGGGAGCCCCTGTGGGTCGGCTCGGTGAAGTCGAACCTGGGACACACGCAGGCCGCCGCCGGGGTGGCCGGGGTCGTCAAGATGGTCCAGGCGTTGCGGCACGAGACGCTTCCGGCGACCCTGCACGCGGACGAGCCGTCCGAGCTGGTCGACTGGGACGAGGGCGGGGTGGCCCCGCTGACCCGGCCCCGGCCCTGGCCCAGGACCGGCCGGCCCCGGCGGGCGGGTGTCTCCTCCTTCGGCATCAGCGGGACCAACGCCCATGTCATCGTCGAGGAGCCCCCGGCTCCCCAGCCGGACGGAGGGGCCGGCGCGGGGCGGGGCGGGGAGATCGGGGCGCCGGCTCCCGGACCCGGCGGGCAGCCGTCGGCGGAGCCGGACGGAAAGCCGGTGGCGATCCCCTGGGTGCTGTCGGGCCGGTCACCCGAGGCGGTGCGCGCCCAGGCCGCACGCCTGCGCGACCTCCTGCGCGCCGCGAGCACGCCCGGGGAGCCCGCGGACGGGGCGGGGAAGGGCTCCGAAGCGACGGGGGAGCGCTCGGGTGTCGCGGGCATGCGCGCCGGCGGGCCCGGAGCGGGGGCCGACATCGCGGCGGTGGCGCGGACGCTGATCCGCGCCCGCTCGTCGTTCCGCCATCGGGCGGTGGCGATCGGCGCCGACGCCGCCGAGCTGTCCCGGGAGCTGGACGCGCTGGCCGCGCCCGCCGCGCCGGTCGGCACCGCCGGGCCCGCCCCCTCGGTGGCCTTCGTGTTCTCCGGGCAGGGCACCCAGCGTCCCGGCATGGGCCGGGAGCTGCACCGGCGGTTCCCCGCGTACGCCGCGGCGTTCGACGCCGCCTGCGCCGCACTGGACCGCGCCCGCACGCTGCGCGGCGCGGACGGCCCGGGCGTGGCCGACGTGGTGTTCGCCCCCCAGGGGTCGCCGGCGGCCGCGCTGCTGCGGCGCACCGAGTTCGCCCAGCCGGCGTTGTTCGCCACCCAGCTCGCCATGTTCCGGCTGGCCGGAGAGCTGGGCCTGACCGGCGGCGCGCTGCTCGGCCACTCGATCGGGGAGCTCACGGCGGCGCACGCCGCGGGGGCCCTCTCGCTCGACGACGCGGCGGCCCTGGTCGTCGCCCGCGCCCTGGTCATGCAGGCGGCCCCCGAGGGCGGCGCGATGGTGTCACTGCGCGCGCCGGAGCCGGAGGTCGCCGCCTCGCTGAAGGAGGTGGACGGCCTGGTCGCGGTGGCCGCGGTCAACGGCCCCCGCTCGACGGTGATCTCCGGGGACGCCGCCGCCGTGCGGAAGCTGGCGGCCGCGTGGCGGGCGCGGGGGGTGCGGACCAAGCTCCTCGCGGTGAGCCACGCGTTCCACTCGCCGCACATGGACCCGGCGCTGCGCGGCCTGGCGGAGGCCGCCCGCGCCCTGACCGTACGGGAGCCCGCCGCCGTGCTGGTCTCCACCCGCACCGGGAGGGTCGCGACGCGCGAGGAACTGGCCGCGCCGGACCACTGGGCCGCCCAGGCGCGCGAGCCGGTCCGCTTCCACGACGGCGTGCGGGCGCTGCGCGCCCTCGGCGTGGACACCTTCGTGGAGATCGGCCCCGACGCCACGACGGCCGGCATGGTCGCCGACTGCCTCGCGGGGGAGAGCGGCGAGGTCGCCGCGATCCCGCTGGTGCGCGACCCGTCGGACGAGGCCCGCTCGGTGCTGCGCGCGCTCGCCCAGGCGTACGCGCGGGGCGTCGCGGTCGCCTGGGCGAAGGTGATCGGCGAGGGCCCGGGCGCCGATCCGGCCGCCGTCCCGACCTACCCCTTCCGGCACGAGCGGCACTGGATCACTCCCTCGTACGGGGTCCGGAGCGGCTCGCCGCGCGAGCGGGAGCTGTGGCGCGCCGTGGACGACCTCGACGCCGAGCGGTTCGCGACCGTCGTCGGCGGCGTGGCCGCGCCTCCCGACGCCGTAGGGGAGGTCGTGGCGGCGCTGCGGCGCTGGCGGTCCGGCGTGAGCGGGCAGGGGTCCGGCGAGAACCAGTCCGGCGAGATTCCGGCGGCGGCGTCGTCCCCGCTCGACGGGGTGCCCGCCGAGGAGCGGCACGCCGTGCTGCTGGCCATGGTCCTCGCGGCCGTGGACGGCGCCCTCGGGCATGCCGCGGGGGCGGTCGGCCCGCACGACGACCTCACCCAGGCGGGCATCACGTCCTTCGGCGCGCTGGAGATCGCCGGGCGGATCTCCCGCGAGACCGGCGTGAACGTCCCGCCCGGTCTGGTGCTCGACCACCGCACGGCCCACGAGCTGGCGGCCCGCCTGGACGAGCTGCTCGCCTCCCAGGCCGGCGGCGACCCGCGTTCACGATCCGAGCACGACGCCATGGAGCTCCGATGA
- a CDS encoding HAD-IIIC family phosphatase, with translation MTIDTAAALARLRGLHRDGALAERFDEVGPLLAAMSAEDAARAARLLARADLDTARELHPSLPAVRVTVTGHGTLEALRVALVGELARHGYVPSVRLTGFGSYVFELGDPGSELYAERPDLVVCVLDHATVFDEVSVPFTAEDVERVLAGKIALWRGLAARYGESGSGTLVLNTVPLPRLWQARLLDHRSRARLGAAWRRANAELLELGASADRVVVVDVDPLLSSATELSDPRFEIYAGAHLSDALLGAYARELGHLVRARTGRAKKVLALDLDGTLWGGILGDDGVEGIEVGHGPRGEAFRRFQGVAKQLASQGVLLAVVSKNDRDTVLAALRDHPGMLLREDDFVRILADWSPKPVHLRALAEGLNLGGDSVVFADDSVHECAAVAAGVPETVVVHLGGDPALHATTLLADGWFTTTEVTAEDRARTRRYHEEAARSEFLAAAGSAEEFLAGLDVSVRLAPAEPGETARLSQITLRTNQFNLTTERLSPEEVRERAERPGCRVLAISAADRFGSNGLVGALFLRARPDGLVVDNFLLSCRVFARGIEQAVLSAVLHAARDAGFAAVHGRYQPTAKNGKVRDLYPHYGFTPVEEGSRFVHDLVEIVGVPAHLTLHVEGRVVPEASPEALTI, from the coding sequence ATGACCATCGACACCGCCGCCGCGCTCGCGCGGCTGCGCGGGCTGCACCGGGACGGGGCGCTCGCCGAGCGCTTCGACGAGGTGGGCCCGCTCCTCGCCGCGATGTCCGCCGAGGACGCCGCCCGGGCGGCGCGGTTGCTCGCCCGCGCCGATCTGGACACCGCCCGTGAGCTCCACCCGAGCCTGCCGGCCGTGCGGGTGACCGTCACCGGGCACGGCACGCTGGAGGCGCTGCGCGTCGCGCTCGTCGGGGAGCTGGCCCGGCACGGATACGTGCCGTCCGTCCGGCTCACCGGCTTCGGCTCGTACGTCTTCGAGCTGGGCGACCCCGGCAGCGAGCTGTACGCGGAACGGCCCGATCTCGTGGTCTGCGTGCTCGATCATGCGACCGTGTTCGACGAGGTGAGCGTGCCGTTCACGGCCGAGGACGTGGAGCGCGTGCTCGCCGGGAAGATCGCCCTGTGGCGGGGGCTGGCCGCCCGGTACGGCGAGAGCGGTTCGGGGACGCTCGTGCTCAACACGGTGCCGCTGCCCCGCCTGTGGCAGGCGCGGCTGCTCGACCACAGGTCGCGGGCCCGGCTGGGCGCGGCCTGGCGCCGGGCCAACGCCGAGCTGCTGGAGCTCGGCGCGTCCGCCGACCGGGTGGTCGTCGTGGACGTCGACCCGCTGCTGTCGTCCGCGACCGAGCTGAGCGACCCCCGCTTCGAGATCTACGCGGGGGCGCACCTGTCCGACGCGCTGCTCGGCGCGTACGCGCGGGAGCTGGGCCACCTCGTCAGGGCGAGGACCGGACGGGCCAAGAAGGTGCTCGCCCTCGACCTGGACGGCACGCTGTGGGGCGGGATCCTCGGCGACGACGGCGTGGAGGGCATCGAGGTCGGGCACGGCCCGCGCGGCGAGGCGTTCCGCCGTTTCCAGGGCGTGGCCAAACAGCTCGCCTCCCAGGGCGTGCTGCTCGCCGTGGTCAGCAAGAACGACCGGGACACGGTGCTCGCCGCCCTGCGCGACCACCCCGGCATGCTGCTGCGCGAGGACGACTTCGTGCGGATCCTGGCCGACTGGAGTCCGAAGCCGGTGCACCTGCGCGCGCTGGCGGAGGGCCTGAACCTCGGCGGCGACAGCGTCGTGTTCGCCGACGACAGCGTCCACGAGTGCGCCGCGGTCGCGGCCGGGGTCCCGGAGACCGTCGTGGTCCATCTGGGCGGCGATCCGGCGCTGCACGCGACGACGCTGCTCGCCGACGGGTGGTTCACCACGACCGAGGTCACCGCGGAGGACCGGGCGCGGACCCGTCGCTACCACGAGGAGGCGGCGCGGTCGGAGTTCCTCGCCGCCGCCGGCTCGGCCGAGGAGTTCCTGGCCGGCCTGGACGTGTCCGTACGGCTGGCTCCCGCGGAGCCGGGGGAGACCGCCCGGCTCTCCCAGATCACGCTGCGGACCAACCAGTTCAACCTCACCACGGAGCGCCTGTCGCCGGAAGAGGTCCGGGAGCGGGCGGAACGGCCCGGCTGCCGGGTGCTGGCGATCTCGGCGGCGGACCGCTTCGGGAGCAACGGCCTGGTCGGCGCGCTCTTCCTGCGGGCCCGGCCGGACGGCCTGGTCGTCGACAACTTCCTGCTGAGCTGCCGGGTCTTCGCCCGCGGCATCGAGCAGGCGGTGCTGTCGGCGGTGCTCCACGCGGCCCGGGATGCCGGCTTCGCCGCGGTTCACGGCCGCTACCAGCCGACCGCCAAGAACGGCAAGGTCCGCGATCTCTACCCGCACTACGGCTTCACCCCGGTGGAGGAGGGCTCGCGGTTCGTCCACGACCTCGTCGAGATCGTCGGCGTGCCCGCCCATCTGACGCTGCACGTGGAGGGCCGGGTGGTCCCGGAGGCGTCTCCGGAGGCGTTGACAATCTGA
- a CDS encoding LLM class flavin-dependent oxidoreductase, with protein MAEGIAVSVHDTAPVWRGDAAGDALRRSVDLAQAVEALGYRRYWVAEHHNTPALATSSPAVLAGSILAATSTIRVGSGAVLLPNHSPYVVAEQFGVLAGLHPGRVDLGIGRAAGGSGEAAARLGDPRRLDFGDALRELHEYFAGGSGGVRAIPEPGTPPEIWLVGSSASSAANAGRLGLPYVYAHAIVGGGAPEALEAYRRAFRPSAALAEPHACVAVIAVANDSDERARRLAASFVYGQILMRTTDPATVLPTEEETAAHVFTPAEERFLREKIDPQFVGSPERIAPRIEDLLHRTRADELFVLTQVPDHQARIRSYELIAKIVSSL; from the coding sequence TTGGCCGAGGGAATCGCCGTCTCCGTGCACGACACCGCCCCCGTCTGGCGCGGCGACGCCGCGGGCGACGCGCTGCGCCGTTCCGTCGATCTGGCCCAGGCCGTCGAGGCTCTGGGATACCGGCGCTACTGGGTGGCCGAGCACCACAACACGCCCGCGCTCGCGACCTCCAGCCCGGCCGTGCTCGCGGGCTCCATCCTCGCGGCGACCTCCACGATCCGGGTCGGCTCGGGCGCGGTGCTGCTGCCCAACCACTCGCCGTACGTGGTGGCCGAGCAGTTCGGCGTGCTGGCCGGGCTCCACCCGGGGCGGGTGGACCTCGGGATCGGCCGCGCGGCCGGCGGGTCGGGGGAGGCCGCGGCCCGCCTCGGCGACCCGCGCCGGCTCGACTTCGGCGACGCGCTGCGCGAGCTGCACGAGTACTTCGCCGGCGGCAGCGGCGGCGTGCGCGCGATCCCCGAGCCGGGCACCCCGCCCGAGATCTGGCTGGTCGGGTCGAGCGCGTCGAGCGCCGCGAACGCCGGCCGGCTCGGCCTGCCGTACGTGTACGCGCACGCGATCGTGGGCGGCGGTGCGCCGGAGGCGCTGGAGGCGTACCGGCGGGCGTTCCGGCCGTCGGCGGCCCTGGCCGAGCCGCACGCATGCGTGGCCGTCATCGCCGTCGCGAACGACAGTGACGAACGCGCGCGCCGGCTCGCCGCCTCCTTCGTGTACGGCCAGATCCTCATGCGCACGACCGATCCGGCCACCGTCCTGCCCACGGAGGAGGAGACGGCCGCGCACGTCTTCACCCCGGCGGAGGAGCGGTTCCTGCGCGAGAAGATCGACCCCCAGTTCGTCGGCAGCCCCGAGCGCATCGCCCCCCGCATCGAAGACCTCCTGCACCGCACCCGCGCCGACGAGCTGTTCGTGCTCACGCAGGTGCCCGACCACCAGGCCCGGATCCGCTCCTACGAGCTGATCGCCAAGATCGTCTCGTCTCTGTAG
- a CDS encoding ABC transporter substrate-binding protein encodes MLVLALAAAGCSSGADGPGPAAGGAAGGGAGAASPRSGGTLRLAVEKEPECLDPHQSPTESARLLTRPLVDSLVYQDPHGGLHPWLAREWTVSEDRLTYTFRLREGVTFADGSTFDAAAVVANLGHVVDPKTKSLLAGSLIAAYESAKAVDPLTVEVRLKRPDSGFLSALAQPNLGMESPATLKGPASKLCAVVVGTGPFRSDGGFTPQKGIDYVRNPAYAWAPEGADRGGPALLDRIEVTVVPDNSARLGALTSGQVDAVTGLAPAGIGTLKNTPGFALHTTPFPGANYSYWPNTAKGPLSDVNVRKALRAGIDWRRIVKNVYLGVYDGAAGPLSASTPGYDSSVAAAYSYDPGEANRLLDQAGWTQRDAQGYRTKDGTRLTLRHMWSDPSVGNLAVQIQAAAKQIGVELVEENLDGGTFVNRLLEGDYELIDTSFSSPGPDVLRVLFGADNIPTPKRGISNNMARYDNPEVEAALKRALGARDQAEQFGVYAEVQRRITEDAAVLPIYSPLSTLAAREGVRDVRFNVDGTPDLSGIWLAS; translated from the coding sequence ATGCTGGTGCTGGCTCTCGCCGCCGCAGGCTGCTCCTCCGGCGCGGACGGGCCGGGACCCGCCGCCGGAGGCGCCGCGGGCGGCGGGGCGGGCGCCGCGTCCCCCCGCAGCGGCGGAACCCTGCGGCTGGCGGTGGAGAAGGAACCGGAGTGCCTGGACCCCCACCAGAGCCCGACCGAGTCGGCCCGGCTGCTGACCCGGCCGCTCGTGGACTCGCTGGTCTACCAGGACCCGCACGGCGGCCTCCACCCCTGGCTCGCCCGTGAGTGGACGGTCTCCGAAGACCGGCTCACCTACACCTTCCGGCTGCGCGAGGGCGTCACCTTCGCCGACGGCAGCACGTTCGACGCGGCGGCGGTGGTGGCCAACCTCGGCCACGTGGTCGACCCGAAGACCAAGTCGCTGCTCGCCGGCAGCCTGATCGCTGCGTACGAGTCGGCGAAGGCCGTCGATCCGCTGACGGTCGAGGTGAGGCTGAAGCGGCCCGACTCCGGCTTCCTGTCCGCACTGGCCCAGCCCAACCTCGGAATGGAGTCCCCGGCCACGCTGAAGGGACCTGCCTCGAAGCTGTGCGCCGTCGTCGTCGGCACCGGGCCGTTCAGGAGCGACGGCGGGTTCACGCCGCAGAAGGGCATCGACTACGTCAGGAACCCGGCGTACGCGTGGGCGCCAGAGGGGGCGGACCGCGGCGGACCCGCGCTGCTCGACCGCATCGAGGTCACGGTCGTGCCGGACAACTCGGCCCGCCTGGGGGCGCTCACCAGCGGCCAGGTCGACGCGGTCACCGGCCTCGCGCCGGCCGGCATCGGCACGCTGAAGAACACGCCGGGCTTCGCCCTCCACACGACCCCGTTCCCCGGAGCCAACTACAGCTACTGGCCCAACACCGCCAAGGGCCCGCTGAGCGACGTCAACGTGCGCAAGGCCCTGCGGGCCGGGATCGACTGGCGGCGGATCGTGAAGAACGTCTACCTCGGCGTGTACGACGGCGCCGCCGGGCCGCTGTCGGCCAGCACCCCGGGCTACGACTCCTCGGTCGCCGCCGCCTACAGCTACGACCCGGGTGAGGCGAACCGGCTGCTCGACCAGGCCGGATGGACGCAGCGGGACGCGCAGGGCTACCGGACGAAGGACGGCACGAGGCTGACCCTGCGCCACATGTGGTCGGACCCGTCGGTCGGCAACCTCGCGGTGCAGATCCAGGCCGCGGCCAAGCAGATCGGCGTCGAACTCGTCGAGGAGAACCTCGACGGCGGCACCTTCGTCAACCGCCTGCTGGAGGGCGACTACGAGCTCATCGACACCAGCTTCTCCTCGCCCGGGCCCGACGTGCTGCGGGTGCTGTTCGGCGCCGACAACATCCCCACGCCCAAGCGCGGGATCAGCAACAACATGGCCCGGTATGACAACCCCGAGGTGGAGGCCGCGTTGAAGCGGGCGCTCGGCGCCAGGGACCAGGCCGAGCAGTTCGGCGTCTACGCCGAGGTGCAGCGGCGGATCACCGAGGACGCGGCGGTCCTGCCGATCTACTCGCCGCTGTCCACGCTGGCGGCGCGCGAGGGCGTCCGCGATGTGCGGTTCAACGTCGACGGCACCCCCGATCTGTCCGGCATATGGCTGGCGTCCTGA
- a CDS encoding histidine kinase dimerization/phospho-acceptor domain-containing protein, whose translation MPSPVSSPASGLLIRPVTWWRRQSLRFRVTAAATAVLALALAGSAYVFVAVLGRALVQGIDEQVYQRGREIVALSDANRLSDPVVSVDNTIVQVLDRNGRIVDATPNTDRLVPLLSAQAREAAVRTGTPLFLDGRPYALPGPLRVRALSADRGVTVIVARSFGEVERSLVTIGHVLIAGMPLLLALLAAVSWLVVGRTLRPIALLRRGAAEVGATARSRRLPVPEAHDEVHALATTLNDMLGRLEEADARQRALVSDAAHELRSPLASIRLQLEVALSHPDGQDWKETAEGVLEDTLRLSRLAEDLLALARLDEGRAGRREPVDLAEMARRTAERHGLDLDLQRSRSSAST comes from the coding sequence GTGCCGAGCCCTGTTTCCAGCCCGGCGTCCGGCCTGCTCATCCGCCCGGTGACGTGGTGGCGGCGGCAGAGCCTGCGGTTCCGGGTCACCGCGGCCGCCACCGCCGTGCTGGCCCTCGCCCTCGCCGGGTCGGCGTACGTGTTCGTCGCGGTGCTCGGCAGGGCGCTCGTCCAGGGCATCGACGAGCAGGTCTACCAGCGGGGACGTGAGATCGTCGCGTTGTCGGACGCGAACCGGCTGTCCGATCCCGTCGTCTCGGTGGACAACACGATCGTGCAGGTGCTCGACCGGAACGGGCGGATCGTCGACGCCACCCCCAACACCGACCGCCTGGTCCCCCTGCTGTCCGCGCAGGCCCGGGAGGCCGCCGTACGCACCGGGACGCCGCTGTTCCTCGACGGCCGGCCGTACGCGCTGCCGGGGCCGCTGCGGGTGCGGGCGCTCAGCGCGGACCGCGGCGTGACGGTGATCGTGGCCCGGTCGTTCGGCGAGGTGGAACGCAGCCTCGTGACCATCGGGCACGTGCTGATCGCCGGCATGCCGCTCCTGCTCGCGCTGCTCGCGGCGGTCTCGTGGCTGGTCGTCGGGCGCACGCTGCGGCCGATCGCGCTGCTGCGGCGGGGCGCGGCCGAGGTGGGCGCCACGGCCCGGTCGCGGCGCCTGCCGGTGCCCGAGGCGCACGACGAGGTGCACGCGCTCGCCACCACGCTCAACGACATGCTCGGGCGGCTAGAGGAGGCCGACGCGCGCCAGCGGGCGCTGGTCTCCGACGCGGCACACGAGCTGCGCAGCCCGCTCGCGAGCATCCGGCTCCAGCTCGAGGTCGCGCTCAGCCACCCGGACGGCCAGGACTGGAAGGAGACCGCCGAAGGGGTGCTGGAGGACACCCTGCGGCTGTCCCGCCTCGCCGAGGACCTGCTCGCCCTCGCCCGGCTCGACGAGGGCCGCGCCGGCCGGCGGGAGCCGGTCGACCTGGCCGAGATGGCCCGCCGTACGGCCGAGCGGCACGGCCTCGACCTCGATCTGCAGCGCTCGCGCAGCAGCGCGAGCACCTGA